One Neodiprion pinetum isolate iyNeoPine1 chromosome 1, iyNeoPine1.2, whole genome shotgun sequence genomic window carries:
- the LOC124224914 gene encoding allantoicase-like, translating into MHYTFNRVRIIRYLSIFEMVVGTNDGSPNFANLNELASETNGGQIVFATDDWFACAENLLKDTEPVFKPDLYTDFGKWMDGWETRRRRCQGHDWAVIALKKPSTIMGVCVDTAYFTGNYAPRFSIQAAKLTDEEAKLFPKRECKIGTAADKSQMEQVQRIDTQKWETLVPMTNLRAGYEETRLNYFNVFETGTWTHLRLNMFPDGGIARLRVFGFVTPDWEEVNSDELIDLMSAENGTVCESYSNAHYGHPRNLIKTERGINMGDGWETARRLDRPPILEADDSGVLQVPGNEWAIFRLGHVGEIHSIEVDTNFFKGNFPDSIKIEGVLADPNQDSRRWSWKTIMTPKKLSPHKQHFYSTDDLLSYGPITHVKLTMAPDGGISRVRMLGHISHVSELLR; encoded by the exons ATGCACTATACATTTAACAGAGTAAGAATAATCCGATATCTATCGATATTCGAAATGGTTGTCGGAACGAACGATGGATCCCCAAACTTTGCGAATCTTAACGAACTCGCATCCGAAACT AACGGTGGTCAAATTGTATTTGCTACCGACGATTGGTTCGCCTGTGCAGAAAATCTTCTCAAG GATACAGAACCGGTGTTCAAACCGGACCTCTATACGGATTTTGGAAAATGGATGGACGGCTGGGagacgagaagaagaagatgtcAAGGTCACGACTGGGCGGTCATTGCTCTGAAGAAACCTTCTACAATAATGGGCGTCTGCGTTGACACGGCGTACTTTACGGGAAATTATGCCCCAAGGTTTTCTATCCAGGCAGCTAAGCTCACGGATGAAG AGGCAAAGCTGTTCCCAAAAAGAGAATGCAAAATTGGCACAGCAGCGGACAAATCTCAGATGGAACAAGTTCAGCGCATCGACACTCAG AAGTGGGAGACTTTGGTGCCAATGACGAATCTCAGAGCTGGATATGAAGAAACACGTCTGAATTATTTTAACGTATTTGAAACCGGCACCTGGACTCATCTTCGATTGAACATGTTTCCCGACGGCGGAATTGCCCGTCTGCGAGTCTTCGGCTTCGTCACTCCTGACTGGGAAGAAGTCAATTCCGATGAGCTAATCGATTTAATGTCTGCCGAGAATGGGACTGTCTGCGAAAGCTACAGCAACGCGCATTACGGGCACCCCAGAAATCTGATCAAGACTGAGAGAGGAATCAACATGGGTGACGGCTGGGAAACCGCGAGAAGACTCGACAGACCACCCATCCTAGAAGCCGACGATTCCGGCGTTCTGCAG GTTCCCGGTAACGAATGGGCAATATTCAGGCTTGGACACGTAGGTGAAATTCACTCGATCGAAGTGGacacgaattttttcaagggAAACTTTCCGGACAGTATAAAAATCGAAGGAGTTCTCGCAGACCCTAATCAAGACTCTAGGAGGTGGTCTTGGAAGACGATAATGACGCCAAAGAAG CTATCACCGCACAAACAACATTTCTACAGTACCGACGACCTGCTATCTTACGGACCCATAACTCACGTCAAACTAACCATGGCGCCGGATGGTGGAATATCCAGGGTCAGAATGCTTGGTCACATTTCCC atgtttcagaACTGCTGCGCTGA
- the LOC124224918 gene encoding copper homeostasis protein cutC homolog, with translation MEICIDSIESAQNAVNGGAMRLEVCSGLSDGGLTPTPGFVKSLRKMTSIPLYAMLRIRGGNFVYTPEEVEAMLYDLELLKTVGVDGFVFGALTSDGKIDGETNKKIIDTASPLPVTFHRAFDEVNYNPQLAARMISQLGFKRILTSGQKNSAEEGLDLIRSLASAASPGFTILPGAGITPDNIKKIKDESMCNEFHASARKPKTEFGTKHKMGSEKDSNSFMVADEETVRQLVLVVNRA, from the coding sequence ATGGAGATCTGCATCGACAGCATAGAGTCGGCCCAAAATGCAGTAAATGGTGGAGCTATGCGACTGGAAGTATGTTCAGGTCTCTCGGACGGTGGACTAACTCCAACACCTGGCTTCGTTAAGTCTCTGCGTAAAATGACGAGCATTCCTTTGTACGCGATGCTTCGAATTCGAGGCGGTAACTTCGTTTATACCCCTGAAGAGGTTGAGGCCATGCTCTACGATTTGGAATTACTGAAAACCGTCGGCGTGGACGGTTTCGTCTTCGGCGCGTTAACGTCCGATGGAAAAATTGATGgcgaaacgaataaaaaaattatcgacacGGCGTCGCCGCTGCCCGTAACTTTCCACAGAGCTTTTGACGAGGTCAATTATAATCCGCAGTTAGCAGCCCGAATGATATCTCAGCTCGGATTCAAGCGGATTCTTACTTCCGGACAGAAAAATTCTGCGGAAGAAGGCCTGGATCTTATCAGAAGTCTCGCCTCCGCGGCATCACCTGGTTTTACGATATTGCCAGGAGCTGGAATAACTCCGGATAATATTAAGAAAATCAAGGACGAATCGATGTGTAATGAATTTCACGCGTCGGCCAGAAAACCGAAGACTGAATTTGGCACCAAGCACAAAATGGGATCTGAGAAGGATTCTAACTCATTCATGGTTGCTGATGAAGAAACAGTCCGGCAGTTGGTTCTCGTTGTGAACAGAGCCTAA
- the LOC124224908 gene encoding cilia- and flagella-associated protein 58 — MMEMEISSEVGKDGGSEDGERSSSRSSAGSTFCALEEDYAKILKEMKKNSALAAFETEYTRLFDSLYTTHRNEQRLENECEDLQEEIDECRTQLTVAEKQAELYRTKIEELKEDIENALKLADAAHDREQAAQEKIASLRLTAKKLSDELDQKNRQLGMEEKGTAISKQKEGLLKEREKMLVEIDGLRQRIANAVTVNEELERKNSLVDHKMLELQDTIETQTNDFSKERTARERAEQTILDLQEELRLKNVDLQNATNTLKNCAANVAKLESTVKEQKLAAEKLQKQIEQFMVKRLNAQAEIDNLNTQLDEMSKENIERNKKIKAVEMENNRLVSELEKLKSQREGAGKKLFKAESVKTKLEAELHKAKSVIQSMEADMDRLIKKSESDKRALEVMRREKDLKNKALTTARSNLKKQGLLLKVQEQAKIKLESEVNECMTNNQALKKTEQYLEKERDKYIVEVQELAQKVEDQIDLVKMKQMEIFDYKKRLAEAETKFRQQQNLFEAVRADRNTCSKALIEAQDEVLDLKQKLKIMSNQIEQLKEEVSTKESNLIKEEFLLGKAEKEKDALKVELQTAHKDISALRHENEERKLEEKRLRRTLQTAENDLVRNKKEIEMIMNERDILGTQLVRRNDELSLQYSRLKIFQSTIRRGDAQYAQRLEDIRLLKLEVKKLRTEKALLSKSLMNVSDLRQEIFHLDRDLTREKLKVMALEEEVQNPLNIHRWRKLEGSDPETYELLSKIQILQKRVLKMCAAMIQKEKKIKEGEKLYMNLRAVLSKQPGPEVIITLQKTQKALRERGKKMKCLIAELNMSESQVNEYKFDLERMNKEMCSLKNKFYLQKKKEQRTNEAKIIDLSEPIFPPVPVYHKKFCGGGFNMTVPTPRNCYAIESADFNK; from the exons ATGATGGAAATGGAAATATCCAGTGAAGTTGGAAAG GATGGCGGAAGCGAAGACGGCGAACGATCTTCGTCCCGAAGTTCCGCAGGAAGTACTTTTTGCGCCTTGGAAGAGGATTACGCAAag ATACTcaaagagatgaaaaagaacTCAGCACTGGCAGCCTTCGAGACTGAGTACACAAGATTGTTCGACTCGTTGTATACGACCCACAGAAACGAACAACGTCTAGAAAACGAATGCGAGGATCTTCAG GAAGAAATCGATGAGTGCAGAACTCAATTAACTGTTGCGGAAAAACAAGCTGAATTATACCGCACAAAAATCGAGGAACTAAAGGAAGACATTGAAAATGCTTTGAAATTAGCGGACGCAGCTCACGATCGTGAACAGGCGGCTCAGGAAAAGATCGCCAGTCTACGTTTGACGGCAAAAAAATTGAGCGATGAGTTGGATCAGAAAAACAGACAACTTGGGATGGAAGAAAA AGGCACGGCAATCAGCAAGCAGAAGGAAGGTCTGCTAAAAGAGCGTGAAAAAATGCTGGTTGAGATCGACGGACTGCGTCAACGTATCGCGAATGCTGTAACAGTGAATGAGGAACTGGAAAGAAAGAATAGCTTGGTCGATCACAAGATGTTAGAGCTCCAGGACACTATAGAAACACAGACGAATGATTTTTCGAAGGAACGTACTGCGAGAGAACGAGCTGAACAGACTATTCTCGACTTGCAGGAGGAATTGAGATTGAAGAATGTTGATTTGCAG AACGCTACCAACACGTTGAAAAACTGTGCGGCAAATGTGGCCAAACTTGAAAGCACtgtaaaagaacaaaaactgGCGGCTGAAAAACTGCAGAAACAAATTGAACAATTCATGGTTAAAAGATTGAACGCTCAGGCTGAGATTGATAATTTGAACACGCAGCTTGACGAAATGAGTAAAGAGAATAtcgaaagaaataagaaaataaaggCCGTAGAAATGGAGAACAACAG GTTGGTCAGCGAACTTGAGAAGTTGAAGTCCCAAAGAGAGGGTGCAGGAAAAAAGCTGTTCAAGGCCGAGTCAGTCAAGACAAAATTGGAAGCTGAGTTACACAAAGCAAAATCTGTGATCCAATCAATGGAAGCGGACATGGACAGGTTGATAAAGAAATCCGAGAGCGATAAGAGAGCACTGGAGGTGATGCGTCGAGAGAAGGATTTGAAGAATAAAGCGTTGACAACCGCCAGGTCGAACTTGAAGAAACAGGGCCTGTTGCTGAAAGTGCAGGAGCAGGCGAAAATAAAACTGGAATCTGAGGTCAACGAATGCATGACCAATAATCAGGCGTTAAAGAAGACTGAACAGTATCTGGAAAAGGAACGGGACAAATACATCGTCGAGGTTCAAGAATTGGCCCAGAAAGTTGAGGACCAAATCGATTTGGTCAAGATGAAACAGATGGAGATATTTGATTACAAGAAACGTTTGGCCGAGGCCGAAACGAAGTTCAGGcaacaacaaaatttattcgaagCCGTACGTGCTGACAGGAATACTTGCAGCAAAGCTCTGATCGAGGCACAGGACGAAGTGCTCGACTTGAagcagaaattgaaaatcatgagCAATCAAATCGAGCAGCTCAAAGAAGAGGTTTCCACCAAAGAGTCTAATCTGATCAAAGAAGAATTCC TGCTCGGAAAAGCGGAGAAAGAGAAGGACGCTCTGAAGGTGGAACTGCAGACGGCCCATAAAGATATATCTGCATTACGACACGAGAATGAGGAAAGAAAATTGGAGGAAAAACGACTGAGGCGGACGCTCCAAACCGCCGAGAACGATTTGGTTCGTaacaagaaagaaattgaaatgataaTGAACGAGCGGGATATTCTCGGAACTCAGTTGGTCAGGCGAAACGATGAATTGAGCCTTCAATATAGCcgactgaaaattttccaaagtaCTATTCGCAGAGGAGATGCTCAGTACGCCCAGAGATTGGAAGACATAAGATTACTAAAACTAGAAGTCAAGAAATTAAGAACTGAAAAAGCCCTTCTCTCCAAAAGTCTTATGAACGTCAGCGATTTGAGacaagaaatatttcatttggaTAGAGATTTGACCcgagaaaaattgaaggtCATGGCTCTGGAAGAGGAAGTACAAAATCCATTGAACATTCACAGGTGGCGAAAATTGGAG GGCTCTGATCCGGAGACGTACGAACtcttgtcgaaaattcaaatactcCAAAAGCGCGTGCTAAAAATGTGCGCAGCGATGATtcagaaggagaaaaagataaaggAAGGTGAAAAACTGTACATGAATTTACGAGCCGTTTTATCCAAGCAACCAGGTCCCGAGGTAATAATTACCTTGCAGAAGACGCAGAAGGCACTGCgagaaagaggaaagaaaatgaag TGTCTCATCGCGGAATTGAACATGAGCGAGTCACAGGTCAACGAGTACAAGTTTGACCTTGAAAGAATGAACAAGGAGATGTGTTCgttgaagaataaattttacttacAAAAGAAGAAGGAGCAACGTACGAACGAAGCAAAAATCATCGATCTATCCGAACCGATTTTTCCCCCGGTTCCTGTTTATCACAAAAAGTTTTGCGGCGGCGGTTTCAACATGACCGTTCCAACGCCGCGAAACTGTTACGCAATAGAATCTGctgatttcaataaataa
- the LOC124224905 gene encoding lateral signaling target protein 2 homolog, whose amino-acid sequence MESIRKWFYRPKRDDTSLLAQFFYADESLNAVACELDSFDGRQEPERCTTLVNQLRHCQDKVLTICNQIMDDLIPDNRANRDFRVKFPDDVMQENLAGQLWFGAECLAAGSSIINREAESSAMRPLAKALTKSLEIVRNLLRDHALKGHMNLKAQNPLEPSLEKLIESLKIFDRLFADFELCYVGAMVPVKSTKEYEQQELVCVLFSETLQRALERGLLRQADVDNYEPALMFTIPRLAIVSGLLAPPGGPLCLNSADTLSEMFRPFRTLLLKIRELLWTLNNRELYMLEKLLCSNEEPSAPLTQGTKSICQDFPDLEEFVHNFYTGYPNCKEFIVDFYTVTKNTGNNMDEVANDAVQIIDEDCNNMTDDTRDTNNVDVSSLEYRSQNDKSKQCCKNETIINTRPENLILSVDGEENHQGVGRNAITEASAVIHSQDKETARILRILEENGENSGRSNRSRKDDEQSSHSCEIVQLSTVNIVPRQENLSSTVDSLNNFGQSDNNPGINTHNLDIGSEGSSTSSAAPLSVNNVLKEESRRDSLQNNESYLNPDISEILGTSENNEVLQTQYLLNQVSHENNVTGDGMHVQNSMPDIESKKLISEANKTLSNLLSDGECQNEISEQTDSGICTVISSENTSLYDKSPEEKRTFPRDAEHTCEDDEEDIEENTSYSCSKINSPKRKNSNISENSCVCSLRSSKTVTSLDSSIEVHALSSNGLDSAKNIPKISSNFDGTNEEFVGLAYGNGQISVCEANQTSFQINYSENWENLNLNIDASTSRKEFWSDLKCENCPSTSQKIDVIGNKIEKYAQDKMAIKKLKEDKQRRRYLRKYERRGSRKEHDDTAKVCRSVQNLQVPTSTESSRSNSTDRGLNPRLTSFGATLHPSQNTRQMPNFGSHSPHMSPRLQHFETRSTQSSSQYTTSSVQKLHRNSSMQNRKLLDHRRSRSEQLARMKKRDLGKRDKHDKHTGAGNDNASNTKKKITTKETTSLINDGLGRRTDKNGLPAEPVQTTSESVHHFQSQSSREVFSSNGNSQRATRLVNPAVVARAHPTSLEIVLVQRKDIGSSSSCSSYCDSSSETSEFQSDCQDDEEIALAMQAAEIANRNQIRAKFRSSEDLVHRLFVCVAGVADQLQTNFASDLRNILKCVFLMNSSQTPDEIEPVKDESFDSSTQLDAAPIETDERSNPEQEIRDDQNELDETTPTNERISPITERGEECVERAPAWIPDQDAPRCMACHAAFTVVRRRHHCRNCGKVFCGRCSNNNVPLPRYGHTKPVRVCNRCFLYQVTPFTVSEVAITS is encoded by the exons AGAGACGACACATCGCTGCTTGCGCAGTTTTTCTACGCCGATGAATCTTTGAACGCGGTTGCTTGCGAGTTGGATTCATTTGACGGTCGACAAGAACCGGAGAGATGTACAACGCTCGTCAATCAGCTGCGACATTGTCAAGACAAAGTTTTGACGATATGCAATCAAATTATGGACGACCTCATTCCTGACAATCGAGCAAATAGAGATTTTAGGGTCAAATTTCCCGACGATGTGATGCAGGAAAATCTTGCCGGGCAGCTTTGGTTCGGCGCCGAATGTCTTGCAGCTGGTTCATCTATCATCAACCGAGAAGCTGAAAGCTCCGCAATGAGGCCACTCGCCAAGGCTCTTACCAAGTCTTTGGAAATTGTTAGAAATTTACTCCGAGATCACGCTCTCAAGGGTCACATGAATCTGAAG gCTCAAAACCCCCTGGAACCGTCGTTAGAGAAGCTGATCGAGTCACTGAAGATATTCGATCGTTTGTTCGCCGATTTTGAGTTATGTTACGTCGGAGCTATGGTTCCAGTGAAATCAACCAAAGAGTACGAACAGCAGGAGCTCGTTTGTGTCCTATTTTCGGAAACACTTCAAAGAGCCCTCGAACGAGGTCTGTTGAGACAGGCGGATGTGGACAACTATGAACCGGCTCTGATGTTCACGATACCGCGATTGGCGATAGTTTCTGGCTTATTAGCGCCTCCAGGAGGACCGTTGTGCTTGAACTCGGCCGATACTCTGAGCGAGATGTTCAGACCGTTTAGA ACcttacttttgaaaataaggGAGCTACTCTGGACTTTGAACAATCGGGAGTTGTACATGCTGGAGAAATTGCTTTGCTCGAACGAAGAACCGTCAGCGCCTTTGACGCAAGGGACGAAATCAATTTGCCAAGATTTTCCTGACCTCGAGGAATTTGTACATAACTTTTATACGGGGTATCCAAATTGTAAAGAGTTCATTGTTGATTTTTATACTGTGACGAAAAATACTGGGAACAATATGGACGAAGTGGCGAACGACGCTGTTCAAATAATTGACGAAGACTGTAATAATATGACTGATGATACACGTGATACCAACAACGTTGATGTATCGAGTTTGGAGTACAGATCTCAAAATGATAAGAGTAAACAGTGTTGTAAGAACGAAACGATAATAAATACTAGGCCTGAAAACTTAATCTTGTCAGTGGATGGTGAAGAAAATCATCAAGGTGTCGGTCGTAATGCGATAACTGAGGCCAGTGCTGTCATCCATAGTCAAGATAAAGAAACTGCACGAATACTAAGGATACTGGAagaaaacggtgaaaattcAGGAAGATCTAACAGATCGCGTAAAGACGACGAACAGAGTTCTCACAGTTGTGAAATAGTTCAGTTGAGTACAGTAAATATCGTTCCTAGGCAAGAAAACTTAAGTAGCACAGTTGATAGTTTGAACAATTTCGGACAGAGTGATAATAATCCAGGTATAAATACTCATAATTTGGACATAGGAAGCGAGGGGAGTTCGACTAGCAGCGCGGCACCACTCTCTGTAAATAATGTGTTGAAAGAAGAGAGCAGGCGAGACAGTTTGCAGAATAACGAAAGCTATTTAAATCCTGATATATCTGAAATCTTGGGAACGTCGGAAAACAACGAAGTTTTGCAAACGCAATATCTGCTTAACCAGGTGTCGCATGAAAACAATGTTACTGGTGACGGAATGCATGTACAAAATTCTATGCCTGACATCGAATCGAAAAAGCTAATATCCGAGGCTAATAAAACACTGTCTAATTTATTGTCCGATGGCGAATGTCAAAATGAAATCTCCGAGCAAACTGACTCTGGTATATGCACTGTGATATCGTCTGAAAACACAAGTCTGTATGACAAAAGTCCCGAAGAGAAGAGAACCTTCCCACGTGATGCTGAACACACTTGCGAAGATGACGAGGAGGATATCGAAGAAAATACGAGCTACTCATgttcgaaaataaattcaccaaaaCGAAAGAATTCTAACATATCAGAGAATTCTTGCGTTTGCAGTCTGCGAAGCTCAAAGACTGTTACTTCATTAGATAGTTCGATTGAGGTACATGCTTTGAGTTCAAACGGTTTAGATAGCGCTAAAAACATTCCAAAGAtctcttcaaactttgatGGTACAAACGAAGAATTTGTCGGTTTAGCTTATGGTAATGGTCAGATATCTGTTTGCGAAGCGAATCAGACGAGCTTTCAGATAAACTATTCGGAAAATTGGGAGAATTTAAATCTTAACATAGACGCGTCGACATCGCGAAAGGAATTCTGGAGTGATTTGAAGTGTGAAAACTGTCCATCGACATCACAGAAGATAGACGTGATTGGTAATAAGATAGAAAAGTATGCCCAGGACAAAATGgcaatcaaaaaattaaaagaggATAAACAGAGGAGGAGATACTTGAGAAAGTATGAAAGAAGGGGGAGCAGGAAAGAACATGATGATACTGCAAAGGTTTGCAGAAGCGTGCAAAACTTACAAGTGCCTACAAGTACGGAAAGTTCAAGGTCAAATTCCACGGATCGTGGCTTAAATCCAAGACTGACAAGTTTTGGTGCCACGTTACATCCAAGTCAAAATACGCGACAAATGCCCAACTTCGGTAGCCACAGTCCGCACATGAGTCCACGTTTGCAACATTTTGAAACGCGAAGTACGCAAAGCAGTAGTCAGTACACAACGTCATCTGTGCAAAAGCTGCACAGAAATTCGTCGATGCAAAACAGAAAGCTTTTAGATCACCGAAGATCGAGATCGGAACAGTTGGctaggatgaaaaaaagagacTTAGGGAAAAGAGATAAGCATGACAAGCATACGGGGGCAGGGAACGACAATGCTAGCAACACTAAGAAGAAAATTACTACAAAAGAAACTACAAGCTTGATCAACGATGGCTTAGGTCGCAGAACAGATAAAAATGGCTTGCCGGCCGAGCCTGTACAAACTACGTCCGAAAGTGTTCATCATTTCCAGTCACAAAGTTCAAGAGAAGTTTTCTCTAGCAATGGAAATTCCCAAAGAGCAACAAGGCTGGTCAACCCTGCGGTCGTCGCAAGAGCACATCCTACTAGCCTCGAAATAGTTTTGGTACAGAGAAAAGACATTGGGTCGAGTTCCAGCTGTTCCAGCTACTGCGATTCAAGTTCAGAAACAAGCGAATTTCAAAGTGACTGTCAGGATGATGAGGAAATCGCACTCGCCATGCAAGCCGCTGAAATTGCAAACAGAAACCAAATCAGAGCAAAATTCAG atCGTCTGAGGATTTGGTCCATCGGTTGTTTGTCTGCGTCGCAGGAGTAGCCGATCAGCTGCAAACAAACTTTGCCTCAGACTTGAGAAACATCTTGAAGTGCGTATTTCTCATGAACAGTAGTCAGACGCCAGACGAGATAGAGCCCGTGAAAGATGAAAGCTTCGATTCTTCTACCCAACTAGATGCTGCTCCAATAGAAACTGATGAAAGAAGCAATCCGGAGCAGGAAATTCGAGATGATCAAAACGAATTGGATGAAACAACACCAACGAACGAAAGAA TATCGCCAATAACTGAGCGTGGCGAAGAATGTGTGGAACGCGCCCCAGCGTGGATACCGGATCAAGATGCTCCGAGATGTATGGCCTGTCATGCAGCTTTCACCGTAGTGAGACGTAGGCACCATTGCAGAAATTGTGGTAAAGTATTTTGTGGCCGGTGTAGTAACAACAACGTACCGTTACCGCGATACGGTCACACAAAACCAGTAAGAGTTTGCAATCGATGTTTTCTTTACCAAGTAACGCCGTTCACTGTATCAGAGGTAGCGATTACGAGCTAA